A single window of Flagellimonas maritima DNA harbors:
- the wecC gene encoding UDP-N-acetyl-D-mannosamine dehydrogenase yields the protein MNRNPEVVMMGLGYIGLPTAALIAQNKISVHGVDINSDVVDTINAGKIHIIEPELDKAVENAVKDGFLKAATAPLEANNYLIVVPTPFKDKNEPDTSFVQAATEAIIPLLKQGDLYIIESTSPIGTTERMMNLIYENRPELRDQLYIAYCPERVLPGNVMFELVNNDRVIGGVDEKSTDKAVEFYSLFIKGQLHKTNARTAEMCKLVENSSRDVQIAFANELSLICDKAGIDVWELIELANKHPRVNILQPGCGVGGHCIAVDPYFIVADYPMESKIIGTAREINNYKSFWCAEKIKNSKLEFELKNGRKPSIALMGLAFKPNIDDLRESPAKYIVQKVLQNANDEEYYIVEPNIENHKVFKLTNYKEATIKSDIVVFLVAHEEFKSLKFDKETVVLDFCGIKASKKS from the coding sequence ATGAATAGAAATCCAGAAGTTGTGATGATGGGGCTTGGCTACATAGGTCTACCCACAGCAGCTTTGATTGCACAAAATAAAATCTCAGTTCATGGAGTAGACATTAATTCTGATGTTGTTGACACAATTAATGCTGGTAAGATACATATTATTGAACCCGAACTCGACAAAGCAGTTGAAAATGCTGTAAAGGATGGTTTTCTAAAAGCAGCTACGGCACCCCTAGAAGCCAATAACTATCTTATAGTAGTTCCAACACCCTTTAAGGATAAAAATGAACCAGATACGTCATTTGTTCAAGCAGCTACAGAGGCTATCATTCCCCTTTTGAAACAAGGAGACCTCTATATTATTGAGTCCACATCACCGATTGGAACCACTGAAAGAATGATGAACTTAATCTATGAGAATAGGCCAGAGCTAAGAGACCAGTTATATATAGCCTATTGCCCGGAAAGGGTTCTGCCTGGAAATGTTATGTTTGAATTGGTAAATAATGATAGAGTAATTGGAGGGGTCGATGAAAAATCCACCGATAAGGCAGTAGAGTTTTACTCGCTGTTCATCAAAGGACAACTTCACAAGACAAATGCAAGAACTGCCGAAATGTGTAAGTTGGTAGAGAACTCCTCTAGGGATGTTCAAATCGCCTTTGCCAATGAACTATCGCTTATTTGTGATAAAGCAGGCATTGATGTATGGGAACTTATAGAACTTGCGAATAAACATCCTAGAGTAAACATCCTACAACCTGGTTGCGGTGTTGGTGGGCATTGTATCGCGGTTGACCCCTATTTTATAGTTGCAGATTATCCGATGGAATCAAAAATTATAGGAACAGCACGGGAAATCAATAATTATAAATCATTTTGGTGCGCAGAGAAAATAAAAAATTCCAAACTAGAGTTTGAACTGAAAAACGGACGAAAGCCTAGTATCGCTTTAATGGGATTGGCTTTTAAACCAAATATCGATGATTTAAGGGAGTCTCCTGCGAAATATATTGTACAAAAAGTTTTGCAGAATGCGAATGATGAGGAGTATTATATTGTAGAGCCTAACATCGAGAACCATAAGGTCTTTAAGCTTACAAACTATAAAGAAGCTACTATTAAATCAGACATTGTTGTTTTTTTGGTAGCTCACGAAGAATTTAAAAGTTTAAAATTTGATAAAGAAACTGTTGTTTTGGATTTTTGTGGTATAAAAGCATCAAAAAAAAGCTAA
- a CDS encoding DUF6909 family protein: MINTRVKQNTRAQESTNAIERLYITMRHLLNRGFYKPSGVSGNALRNALLLLRPEIYGSVAEEKAELNGLIYVLERLPEGIEECRFINLTSDEGFSKSHLKAIVPPKRRRNCYRIDDEQMNIEITRGRSDIYDILTHLTFLFIESDKICKRVLVEETNVTTRDWIKLAEFVQSEEKDEAEREVALIHTANILGRTFEDVVEIENNLNTHENPNRFLNFIYWLGKLAIEEMTTGNKRTITFSPILRERLGHHIHGERWAEMIKQTLKEHDLLHRPLHIISANMHSVMNSLFAKKALTKDFPDSRSLDIYEALSSAKNKVLRKKVKDWGKKNGMFFIGDKSGANIDVQIFDMAKLGGGTCCYDLSNAISNDEKPVIFVMDYAFGEQAFETIDELLKPISMDDQKTFLNVDSISIMGKAGILEGGKGDLMIPSAHIFEGTADNYPFKNELSATDFEGNGLKILEGTMVTVLGTSLQNKDILRFFHESTWNVIGLEMEGVHYQKAIQSASKIRKSIKKDVKVRYAYYASDNPLETGSTLASGGLGTTGVKPTYLITDRILKQIFNS, encoded by the coding sequence ATGATAAACACCAGAGTAAAGCAAAATACCAGGGCGCAGGAATCCACAAATGCCATCGAGCGCTTATATATTACAATGCGGCACTTGCTCAACAGGGGTTTTTATAAACCTTCAGGTGTGTCCGGTAATGCTCTTCGCAATGCACTGCTTTTGCTAAGACCTGAAATTTACGGGTCGGTTGCAGAAGAAAAAGCAGAGCTCAATGGACTTATTTACGTATTGGAAAGATTGCCAGAAGGTATTGAGGAGTGCAGGTTTATCAACTTAACATCCGATGAAGGCTTTTCCAAATCCCACTTAAAGGCAATTGTACCCCCAAAAAGAAGGAGAAACTGTTATCGGATCGATGATGAACAGATGAATATTGAAATTACACGTGGCAGAAGCGATATTTATGATATTCTCACCCACCTTACTTTTTTGTTCATTGAATCCGATAAAATATGCAAGCGTGTTTTAGTGGAGGAAACCAATGTAACGACCAGGGATTGGATAAAGTTGGCAGAATTTGTTCAGAGCGAAGAAAAGGACGAAGCAGAACGCGAGGTTGCATTGATACATACCGCCAACATATTGGGCAGGACTTTTGAAGATGTTGTTGAAATAGAGAACAATCTCAATACTCATGAGAATCCGAATCGTTTTTTAAATTTTATCTATTGGTTGGGAAAGTTGGCCATTGAAGAAATGACCACCGGTAATAAACGCACCATTACCTTTAGCCCAATACTGCGAGAAAGATTGGGACACCATATTCATGGAGAGCGCTGGGCAGAAATGATAAAACAAACACTTAAGGAACATGATTTATTGCACCGGCCACTTCACATTATAAGTGCCAACATGCACAGTGTTATGAACTCCCTATTTGCCAAAAAAGCTTTGACCAAAGATTTTCCAGATTCTAGGTCATTGGATATTTATGAGGCTTTGAGTTCTGCCAAAAACAAAGTACTTCGTAAAAAGGTAAAGGATTGGGGAAAAAAGAACGGAATGTTTTTTATTGGTGATAAATCCGGGGCCAATATCGATGTCCAGATTTTTGATATGGCAAAATTAGGGGGTGGTACTTGCTGCTATGATTTGTCCAATGCTATTTCAAACGATGAAAAACCAGTTATATTTGTAATGGATTATGCATTTGGCGAACAAGCGTTTGAAACCATAGATGAACTTTTAAAACCAATCTCTATGGACGACCAGAAGACATTCTTAAATGTAGATTCCATATCAATTATGGGCAAAGCAGGTATTTTGGAAGGAGGAAAGGGAGATTTAATGATTCCTTCAGCACATATTTTTGAAGGTACCGCGGATAATTATCCTTTTAAAAATGAACTCTCCGCCACAGATTTTGAGGGGAATGGATTAAAGATTTTGGAAGGAACAATGGTTACTGTTCTTGGAACATCGCTTCAAAACAAAGATATCTTACGGTTTTTTCATGAATCCACTTGGAACGTAATCGGTTTAGAAATGGAAGGGGTACACTACCAAAAAGCGATTCAATCTGCATCAAAAATCAGAAAAAGTATTAAAAAAGACGTGAAAGTACGATACGCTTATTATGCATCTGACAATCCGTTGGAGACTGGGAGTACATTGGCCTCGGGGGGCTTGGGTACAACCGGGGTCAAACCGACCTATTTGATTACCGATAGAATTTTAAAACAAATATTTAATTCGTAA
- a CDS encoding GH3 family domain-containing protein — translation MSLKAFAARLFAKYTARKTAKWMNDPINAQQRLFEYLIRSAEPTQFGKDHEFTGIKTHKDFIEKVPVRDYEDLKNYIEDIINKKENVLWPGKPIYLAKTSGTTSGAKYIPITNESIKHQVEASRNAILNYIHETGNADFVDGKMIFLQGSPILEDKGGIKLGRLSGISAHYVPNYLQKNRLPSWKTNCIEDWETKVEKIVEETKKENMTVIAGIPSWVQMYFEKLNKKSGKKVGELFKNFQLFIYGGVNYEPYRAKFEDLIGRKVDSIELFPASEGFFAYQNSQKDDGMLLLLNSGIFYEFIKADEFFTENPKRLTIAEVELNIDYVMIISTNAGLWAYNLGDTVRFISNSPFKIIVSGRIKHFISAFGEHVIAKEVEEALKLAVTKTDAIVNEFTVAPQTSPENNELPYHEWFIEFEKAPSIMDDFSNFIEKSMQEQNSYYLDLIEGNILQPLKITQIQLGGFKNYMRFMGKLGGQNKVQRLSNDRKVANGLKDFKAD, via the coding sequence ATGTCCTTAAAAGCCTTCGCCGCCAGACTTTTTGCTAAATACACTGCTAGAAAAACGGCGAAATGGATGAACGACCCCATTAATGCCCAACAAAGGCTTTTTGAATACTTGATACGTTCGGCAGAGCCTACGCAATTTGGAAAAGATCATGAATTTACTGGGATAAAAACCCATAAAGATTTTATCGAAAAGGTGCCTGTTAGGGATTATGAAGATTTAAAAAACTATATAGAGGATATAATCAACAAAAAAGAGAATGTGCTGTGGCCCGGTAAGCCCATTTACCTCGCAAAAACATCGGGCACCACATCCGGGGCCAAATACATACCCATTACAAATGAATCGATAAAACACCAAGTTGAGGCCTCCCGCAATGCTATTCTCAATTATATTCATGAAACGGGGAATGCCGATTTTGTGGACGGGAAAATGATTTTTCTACAGGGCAGTCCTATTTTAGAAGACAAGGGAGGCATTAAATTGGGAAGGCTCTCAGGTATTTCCGCCCACTATGTTCCTAACTATCTACAAAAAAACAGATTGCCCAGCTGGAAGACCAATTGTATAGAAGACTGGGAGACCAAGGTTGAGAAAATAGTAGAAGAGACCAAAAAAGAAAACATGACCGTTATTGCGGGAATACCCTCATGGGTCCAAATGTATTTTGAAAAGCTCAATAAAAAATCGGGTAAAAAAGTCGGTGAACTTTTTAAGAACTTTCAGCTTTTTATATATGGGGGTGTAAATTACGAACCATATCGCGCCAAGTTCGAAGACCTGATCGGTAGAAAAGTAGACAGTATAGAACTTTTTCCGGCAAGCGAGGGTTTTTTTGCATATCAAAATTCCCAAAAAGATGATGGAATGCTCCTTTTGCTCAATTCCGGAATATTTTATGAATTTATAAAGGCAGATGAATTTTTTACAGAAAACCCCAAAAGGTTGACAATTGCGGAAGTTGAGCTAAATATAGATTATGTGATGATCATTTCCACCAATGCAGGACTTTGGGCGTATAATTTAGGAGATACCGTTCGGTTTATTTCAAATAGTCCTTTTAAGATTATTGTTTCCGGCAGAATTAAACATTTTATTTCCGCCTTTGGGGAACATGTGATTGCCAAAGAAGTGGAAGAAGCCTTAAAGCTTGCCGTGACCAAAACGGATGCTATTGTTAACGAGTTTACGGTTGCGCCTCAAACATCACCAGAAAACAACGAGCTTCCATATCACGAATGGTTTATAGAATTTGAAAAGGCTCCATCCATTATGGATGATTTTTCAAATTTTATAGAAAAAAGTATGCAAGAGCAGAACAGTTATTATCTGGATTTGATTGAAGGGAATATTCTACAACCATTAAAGATTACCCAAATACAATTGGGTGGCTTCAAAAACTACATGAGGTTTATGGGAAAATTGGGTGGTCAGAATAAAGTTCAGCGTTTATCCAATGATAGAAAAGTTGCCAATGGCCTAAAAGATTTTAAAGCCGACTAA
- the tatA gene encoding twin-arginine translocase TatA/TatE family subunit, which translates to MIAQTIFLGMLGPWQIVLIVLVVLLLFGGKKIPELMRGLGSGIKEFKDASKEEEKLEGGKESDA; encoded by the coding sequence ATGATTGCTCAAACTATTTTTCTTGGTATGCTCGGCCCTTGGCAAATTGTACTTATAGTCCTTGTTGTACTTTTGCTGTTCGGAGGCAAAAAAATTCCTGAACTTATGAGAGGTCTGGGAAGTGGTATAAAAGAATTTAAGGATGCTTCCAAAGAAGAGGAAAAACTGGAAGGCGGAAAAGAATCTGACGCCTAA
- a CDS encoding Gfo/Idh/MocA family protein has protein sequence MKNFALIGAAGYIAPRHMKAIKETKNDLLAAFDKGDSVGVIDSYFPKADFFVEFERFDRHIEKLKYEKDMFLDFVSICSPNYLHDAHIRFALRSGADAICEKPLVLNPWNIDKLKKVEENTGKKVYNILQLRVHPSIIALRKKVAETGKDKKFEVDLTYLTSRGNWYHTSWKGEHSKSGGIATNIGVHFYDMLSWIFGNIQNNIVHVHENDRASGYLEFENARVRWFLSINSEYLPEEVKQKGQTTFRSITINGEELEFSGGFTDLHTIVYKDILLGKGYGLEAARTAIEIVHNIRNSTPIGLNGDFHPYSLNKKVK, from the coding sequence ATGAAGAATTTTGCACTAATAGGAGCAGCTGGCTATATAGCTCCTAGACATATGAAAGCTATCAAGGAAACCAAAAATGATTTGTTAGCTGCATTTGACAAAGGAGATAGTGTTGGAGTTATAGACTCTTATTTTCCTAAAGCTGATTTTTTCGTTGAATTTGAGCGTTTTGACAGACATATTGAAAAACTCAAATACGAAAAGGACATGTTTCTGGACTTTGTCAGTATATGTTCACCTAACTATTTACATGATGCCCATATCCGTTTTGCACTTCGCTCCGGAGCTGATGCTATTTGTGAAAAACCGCTGGTTCTTAATCCATGGAATATTGACAAACTCAAGAAAGTGGAAGAAAATACCGGAAAGAAAGTCTACAACATTCTTCAGTTACGTGTGCATCCTAGTATTATAGCACTACGTAAAAAAGTTGCAGAAACAGGAAAAGACAAAAAGTTTGAGGTGGATTTAACGTACTTGACCTCTCGTGGAAATTGGTATCATACCTCTTGGAAAGGAGAACATAGCAAATCTGGGGGAATAGCGACAAACATTGGTGTCCATTTTTACGATATGCTTTCTTGGATTTTTGGAAACATACAAAACAACATTGTTCATGTACATGAAAATGATAGAGCGTCGGGATATTTGGAATTTGAAAATGCTCGAGTTCGTTGGTTTCTTTCTATAAATTCAGAATATCTTCCTGAAGAGGTAAAACAAAAAGGGCAGACCACCTTTAGGTCGATTACAATAAATGGTGAAGAATTAGAGTTTAGTGGAGGATTTACTGATTTGCATACGATTGTCTATAAAGATATCCTTTTGGGTAAAGGGTATGGCTTAGAGGCCGCCAGAACTGCAATTGAAATTGTCCATAATATAAGAAATAGTACGCCTATAGGTCTCAACGGAGATTTTCATCCATATTCGTTAAATAAAAAAGTTAAATAA
- a CDS encoding M23 family metallopeptidase has protein sequence MAKDKRKRKEIKRKLLHKYRLVILNENTFEEKISFKLSRLNVFVTGTLFIIVLIGLTTLFIAFTPLREYIPGYSSTRLKRQATELTYKTDSLVTVLSYTNRYLDNVRSVLRGDIENNEMNRDSLFEKYKLDPSTVDLTPIREDLLLREEVELEDKYNLFERNVDNIESLLFSPINGTVTQEFDLKNKHYAVDVVAPKDSPVKSIGNGVVLFSEWTTETGYVIIIEHKDNLTSVYKHNGSLTKSQGDLVRAGEVIASIGNTGELTTGPHLHFELWSNGKPVNPLNYIDFK, from the coding sequence ATGGCAAAGGACAAAAGAAAGAGAAAAGAGATAAAGCGCAAGTTATTGCATAAATATCGTCTGGTCATTCTCAACGAAAACACCTTTGAAGAAAAGATTTCTTTTAAACTTAGCAGGCTCAATGTTTTCGTAACGGGAACCCTTTTTATTATTGTACTGATAGGGTTAACGACCCTCTTCATTGCTTTTACGCCGTTACGGGAATATATTCCGGGCTATTCATCAACACGTTTAAAAAGACAGGCAACGGAACTTACCTACAAAACTGACTCATTGGTGACCGTGCTCAGCTATACCAATAGATATTTAGATAATGTAAGGTCGGTATTGCGCGGGGACATCGAAAATAATGAGATGAACAGGGATTCGCTTTTTGAAAAGTACAAGCTGGACCCATCTACTGTTGATTTGACACCGATACGTGAGGATTTACTTTTGCGCGAAGAGGTTGAGCTTGAAGATAAGTACAATCTTTTTGAGAGAAATGTGGACAATATTGAATCGTTATTGTTTTCTCCGATAAACGGAACGGTTACCCAAGAGTTTGATTTGAAGAACAAACACTATGCTGTAGACGTGGTCGCTCCCAAAGATTCTCCTGTAAAATCCATAGGAAACGGTGTTGTACTTTTTTCAGAATGGACAACAGAAACAGGTTACGTAATAATTATTGAGCATAAAGACAATTTGACCTCTGTATACAAACATAATGGCTCACTCACCAAATCCCAGGGTGATTTGGTGAGGGCCGGTGAAGTTATTGCATCCATAGGGAATACGGGGGAGTTGACCACTGGACCGCACCTACATTTTGAACTCTGGAGCAACGGTAAACCGGTAAACCCTTTAAACTATATAGATTTTAAATAA
- a CDS encoding acyltransferase translates to MLTDNFFAHETAVIDKGCSIGKDTKIWHFSHIMSNSVLGEKCNLGQNVVVSPNVILGNNVKVQNNVSIYTGVICEDDVFLGPSMVFTNILNPRSAIIRRDDYVKTLVEKGASIGANATIICGNKIGEYALIGAGAVVTKDVKPYALLVGNPAKQIGWVSQYGHGLDFNDSGIAICKESLQEYQLSNNFVKKLSK, encoded by the coding sequence ATGCTAACAGATAATTTTTTTGCTCATGAAACGGCAGTTATAGATAAAGGGTGTTCAATAGGAAAAGATACTAAAATATGGCACTTTTCACACATAATGTCAAATAGTGTCCTGGGGGAAAAGTGCAACTTGGGACAAAATGTAGTTGTTTCACCAAATGTAATTTTAGGTAACAATGTGAAAGTCCAAAACAACGTCTCGATTTATACAGGTGTTATATGTGAAGACGATGTTTTCTTAGGTCCTTCTATGGTCTTCACTAATATATTGAATCCTAGAAGTGCAATTATTCGTAGAGATGATTATGTAAAAACTCTCGTTGAAAAAGGAGCATCTATTGGTGCAAATGCTACTATAATTTGTGGCAACAAGATAGGCGAATATGCTTTAATAGGAGCAGGAGCAGTAGTAACCAAAGATGTTAAACCCTATGCGCTGTTAGTAGGAAATCCTGCAAAACAAATTGGTTGGGTCAGCCAATATGGACATGGATTAGACTTTAATGATTCGGGAATCGCAATTTGTAAAGAAAGTTTACAAGAATATCAACTTTCAAATAATTTTGTAAAAAAGTTGAGTAAATGA
- the wecB gene encoding non-hydrolyzing UDP-N-acetylglucosamine 2-epimerase, producing MAPLIKEFQKYPDDFETKVCVTAQHREMLDQVLDFFEITPDFDLNLMRPNQNLYSLTADIITELKPVLEEFGPDFVYVHGDTTTTMAASLAAFYSGAKVCHVEAGLRTFNMQSPYPEEMNRSVTGIIAEVHFAPTTTAKENLERENKKKDSIKVTGNTVIDALKFSVDKVSSQGFYDGQIEELKQVLDNKKKTILVTGHRRENHGQGFIDICEALNELAIVHSDVQIIYPVHLNPNVQKPVYDILGNIENINLIEPLSYPAFVWLMNKSYMIITDSGGVQEEAPSLGKPVLVMRKTTERPEAVVAGTVFLVGTDKKKIIVEATKLLEDEELYSQMGKLHNPYGDGMACQRIVDHISKI from the coding sequence ATGGCACCATTAATAAAAGAATTCCAAAAGTATCCCGATGATTTTGAAACCAAGGTTTGTGTTACTGCGCAGCACAGGGAAATGTTGGACCAGGTCCTTGATTTTTTTGAGATTACCCCCGATTTTGATTTAAACCTAATGCGTCCTAATCAAAACTTGTATTCGCTTACAGCTGATATTATAACCGAGCTGAAGCCGGTACTCGAAGAATTTGGCCCTGATTTTGTCTATGTCCACGGAGACACTACCACAACCATGGCAGCCAGTCTCGCTGCCTTCTATTCCGGAGCAAAAGTTTGCCATGTTGAAGCTGGCCTTAGAACGTTTAATATGCAATCCCCTTATCCTGAAGAGATGAACCGGAGTGTTACTGGAATAATCGCGGAGGTTCACTTTGCTCCTACAACGACAGCTAAGGAAAATTTGGAACGAGAAAATAAAAAAAAGGATTCCATTAAGGTTACTGGCAACACTGTTATTGATGCTTTAAAGTTTAGTGTTGATAAAGTTTCCTCCCAAGGATTTTATGATGGTCAGATAGAAGAATTAAAACAAGTTTTGGATAATAAAAAGAAAACAATATTGGTTACAGGCCATCGCCGGGAGAATCATGGACAAGGATTTATTGATATTTGTGAAGCTTTAAATGAGCTTGCAATTGTACATTCAGATGTCCAAATTATCTATCCAGTGCATTTGAACCCCAATGTCCAAAAACCTGTTTATGATATTTTGGGGAATATTGAGAACATTAATTTGATTGAACCATTATCCTATCCGGCGTTTGTTTGGTTGATGAACAAATCATATATGATTATTACTGATAGTGGTGGAGTTCAAGAAGAAGCACCTAGTTTAGGAAAGCCTGTTTTGGTAATGAGAAAAACAACGGAAAGGCCTGAAGCAGTAGTCGCAGGGACAGTTTTCTTGGTTGGTACTGATAAGAAAAAAATAATTGTGGAAGCCACTAAATTACTTGAGGACGAAGAACTATATTCCCAAATGGGTAAACTTCATAATCCATATGGAGATGGAATGGCTTGTCAAAGAATTGTAGACCATATCTCTAAAATTTAA
- a CDS encoding OmpA family protein encodes MTTSTEGVILKRLILILLFVFATGLNAQMLSYIEFEEDTIFSDDVPTNKKSTTAHYSKTNKSKRKEYTLENGTTARLIKQADAYFDKFWYAEAARLYDMVLEKRNAKHSFKLLLRAGDSHYYNRNLEKAHKWYDELYNSYEKDVTDEIFFKYAHSLKGTGRYRKAAKLDKIFKEKREVSEKEIEREIKSLSGGTVEIKNLAINSVYADFSPMFHNKDEIVFSSSMDTSFLTTRRYKWNNQPFLDLYVAKKSDANQDLTGSKKFSKNLNTKYHEASVAFSPDQKTIYFTRNNYGKKLKRGKKGINHLKIYRAELIEDEWTEAKEVSFNSENFSNGHPAISPDGKRMYFVSDRPGGFGFTDVYVVDILKDGTFSEPKNLGRNINTDKKEMFPYITENALYFSSDRAMGVGGLDVYKADQANGLFGVATNLGTPINSTRDDFSYIIDEDGQKGYFASNREGGKGDDDIYSFKNIINLNAISGIVDDLETEEPLANATVTLIDENNVWVAETETASDGSFTFENLDPSSTYTINTIKESFSDISTKISTRNNESVTINQSLKPLNKMIAEEKGTLKLETEAIYFDFDRFNIKSAAAAELDKLVEVMKEYPEMVIKIESHTDAIGDSNYNKYLSNKRAASTKDYIVSQGIDESRIQSAIGYGEEQLLNDCADGTRCASTKHRQNRRSEFIIVEM; translated from the coding sequence ATGACGACCTCAACAGAAGGAGTGATTCTTAAGAGACTTATCTTGATCCTGCTATTTGTTTTTGCTACGGGCCTAAATGCCCAGATGCTTTCCTATATAGAATTTGAAGAGGATACAATATTCTCTGATGATGTGCCCACAAATAAAAAATCTACTACAGCCCATTATTCTAAAACCAATAAAAGCAAACGTAAAGAGTACACTTTAGAAAACGGAACCACTGCCAGATTGATCAAACAGGCCGATGCGTATTTTGATAAATTCTGGTATGCCGAAGCAGCTAGGCTTTATGACATGGTATTGGAAAAAAGAAATGCAAAACATAGTTTTAAACTGCTTTTAAGGGCAGGTGATTCCCACTATTACAACCGTAATCTTGAGAAGGCCCATAAATGGTATGATGAGTTATATAATTCTTATGAAAAGGACGTTACCGATGAGATTTTTTTTAAATATGCGCATTCACTAAAAGGTACTGGTCGTTACAGGAAAGCTGCAAAACTTGACAAGATATTCAAGGAAAAAAGGGAAGTGTCCGAAAAGGAAATTGAACGGGAAATCAAATCGTTGAGCGGCGGTACCGTAGAAATCAAAAACTTGGCGATCAATTCAGTGTATGCCGATTTTTCCCCTATGTTTCATAACAAAGACGAAATTGTATTTTCATCTTCCATGGACACCTCTTTTTTGACTACACGAAGGTACAAGTGGAACAACCAACCCTTTCTTGACCTTTATGTTGCCAAGAAAAGTGATGCCAATCAAGATTTGACCGGTTCAAAAAAATTCTCCAAAAATTTGAACACAAAATATCACGAAGCTTCTGTAGCATTTTCACCCGACCAGAAAACCATCTATTTTACCAGGAACAATTATGGAAAAAAGTTAAAGCGTGGAAAAAAGGGCATCAACCATTTAAAAATCTATAGAGCGGAACTTATTGAAGATGAATGGACAGAGGCGAAGGAAGTATCTTTTAACAGTGAAAATTTTTCCAATGGCCATCCAGCTATAAGTCCAGATGGCAAAAGAATGTATTTTGTCTCCGATAGACCGGGCGGTTTCGGATTTACAGATGTTTACGTAGTGGATATTCTAAAAGACGGTACATTCTCAGAACCCAAAAACTTGGGTAGGAATATCAATACCGATAAAAAAGAAATGTTTCCCTACATCACTGAAAATGCCCTTTACTTTTCTTCGGATAGGGCCATGGGTGTTGGAGGACTGGATGTTTACAAGGCCGATCAAGCCAACGGCCTTTTTGGCGTAGCCACCAATCTGGGCACTCCGATCAATAGTACAAGGGACGATTTTTCCTATATCATAGATGAAGATGGCCAAAAAGGCTATTTTGCATCAAACAGAGAAGGGGGCAAGGGAGATGATGATATCTATTCTTTTAAAAACATCATCAATTTAAATGCGATTTCCGGAATCGTTGACGATTTGGAAACAGAAGAACCTCTTGCCAATGCAACCGTAACATTGATTGATGAAAATAACGTTTGGGTAGCCGAAACAGAGACGGCATCCGATGGCAGCTTTACTTTTGAAAATCTCGATCCTTCTTCCACATATACCATCAATACCATAAAAGAAAGCTTTTCTGATATAAGCACTAAAATTTCGACCAGAAACAATGAAAGCGTCACCATTAATCAGTCCTTAAAGCCATTGAACAAAATGATCGCTGAGGAAAAAGGGACGCTAAAATTGGAGACGGAAGCTATTTATTTTGATTTTGACAGGTTCAACATTAAGTCGGCAGCGGCGGCAGAACTGGACAAACTTGTTGAGGTCATGAAGGAATATCCTGAAATGGTCATTAAAATTGAATCCCATACCGATGCCATTGGGGATAGCAATTACAACAAGTACCTTTCAAATAAGCGTGCTGCCTCTACTAAGGACTACATAGTTTCCCAAGGTATCGATGAATCACGAATTCAAAGTGCGATAGGTTATGGTGAGGAACAGTTGTTGAACGATTGTGCGGACGGAACAAGATGCGCCAGCACCAAACACAGACAAAATAGACGTTCGGAGTTTATTATCGTAGAGATGTAA